The following coding sequences lie in one Maribacter forsetii DSM 18668 genomic window:
- a CDS encoding hydroxymethylglutaryl-CoA reductase, degradative produces MTKPISGFSKLTKEEKIDWVTANFTQNAAQSKKILQTYWNQDTSVQQLHDEFIENTITNLYVPQGIAPNFLINDTLYAIPMAIEESSVIAAASKAAKFWLKRGGFKAEILGTEKVGQVHFIFKGDTKKLDSFFTYLKPLLLAESASLTTSMEKRGGGITDIVLKDKTDELDHYFQLHATFETKDAMGANFINSCLEQFATTLKKEAAQFNAFSTKEKDVEIVMSILSNYVPNCTVRAEVSCPVEDLNLSAELTPHHTAEKIIQAIKIAQVEPYRAVTHNKGIMNGIDAVVLATGNDFRAVEAGVHAYACKDGQYRSLTNAKIEDGIFKFWIELPLALGTVGGLTNLHPLVKLNLEMLQRPSAKELMQIVAVAGLAQNFAAVSSLVTTGIQKGHMKMHLLNILNQLGANENEKATLVEHFKTNPVSHHAVESQLSIIRK; encoded by the coding sequence ATGACCAAACCGATAAGTGGTTTTTCCAAACTAACGAAAGAGGAAAAAATAGATTGGGTTACAGCGAATTTCACGCAAAACGCAGCCCAATCAAAGAAAATACTGCAAACATATTGGAACCAAGATACAAGTGTTCAGCAATTGCATGATGAGTTTATTGAAAACACCATCACAAACTTATACGTACCACAAGGCATTGCACCCAATTTTTTAATCAATGATACGCTATACGCCATACCTATGGCCATAGAGGAGAGTTCTGTAATTGCAGCAGCAAGTAAAGCTGCTAAATTCTGGTTAAAACGAGGCGGATTCAAAGCAGAAATATTAGGCACTGAAAAAGTAGGTCAAGTCCATTTCATCTTCAAAGGGGATACCAAAAAACTAGACTCGTTTTTTACGTACTTAAAACCTCTTTTACTAGCAGAAAGTGCATCTTTGACTACTAGCATGGAAAAAAGGGGTGGTGGTATCACAGACATCGTTCTAAAGGATAAAACCGATGAGCTGGACCACTATTTTCAATTGCACGCTACTTTTGAAACCAAGGATGCCATGGGCGCTAATTTCATTAACAGTTGTTTGGAGCAATTTGCTACAACCTTAAAAAAAGAAGCCGCCCAGTTTAATGCATTTTCTACAAAAGAAAAAGATGTAGAAATAGTAATGAGCATACTTTCTAACTATGTTCCCAACTGTACTGTTAGAGCAGAAGTTAGTTGCCCAGTAGAAGATTTAAATCTATCGGCAGAATTGACTCCGCACCACACTGCAGAAAAAATAATACAGGCCATCAAAATTGCCCAAGTGGAACCGTATCGTGCGGTGACACACAATAAAGGTATTATGAACGGTATTGACGCAGTAGTACTTGCTACGGGAAACGACTTTAGAGCCGTTGAAGCCGGTGTACATGCATATGCTTGTAAAGACGGACAGTATAGAAGCTTAACCAATGCGAAAATTGAAGACGGAATTTTTAAATTTTGGATAGAGTTACCTTTAGCATTAGGAACCGTTGGCGGACTTACGAATTTGCATCCTCTTGTGAAGCTAAATCTAGAAATGTTGCAGCGACCATCGGCCAAAGAACTCATGCAAATAGTTGCCGTTGCGGGATTAGCCCAGAATTTTGCCGCAGTAAGCTCTTTGGTTACTACAGGAATTCAAAAAGGACACATGAAAATGCATCTTTTAAATATCTTAAACCAACTTGGAGCCAACGAAAATGAAAAAGCCACCTTGGTGGAACATTTTAAAACCAACCCGGTTAGCCACCACGCCGTGGAAAGTCAATTAAGTATTATTAGAAAGTAA
- a CDS encoding GYDIA family GHMP kinase, which yields MTKEFYSNGKLLLTGEYAILDGAKGLALPTKFGQSLKLRNKNTETIHWFGVDENDDTWFYAEFSKSDFKTVTTTDEATSDRLKQILIETKKLNPEFLSKIKENSIIETKVTFPMTWGLGTSSTLIANMSTWAGVNPYQLLESTFGGSGYDIACATHNSAITYQRNNFEPIVDEVHFNPSFKDELFFVYLNQKKNSRDAINSYRSLNFDKEAFITKIDAITDNIQKCTDITEFEDLLNEHEAILSKTLQIPTIKDSLFTDYPRTIKSLGAWGGDFVLATGTEDDMVYFKNKGYETILPYSKMIL from the coding sequence ATGACGAAGGAATTTTACAGCAACGGAAAATTACTATTGACAGGTGAATATGCCATTCTTGATGGCGCAAAAGGATTAGCATTACCAACGAAATTTGGACAATCATTAAAACTTAGAAATAAGAATACGGAGACAATTCACTGGTTTGGCGTTGATGAAAATGACGATACGTGGTTTTATGCCGAATTTTCTAAATCAGATTTTAAAACCGTTACAACCACTGACGAAGCTACATCCGATCGATTAAAGCAAATATTGATAGAAACTAAAAAGCTTAATCCTGAATTCTTATCCAAGATTAAAGAAAACAGTATAATTGAGACTAAAGTTACCTTCCCTATGACCTGGGGACTGGGTACCTCTTCTACCTTAATAGCCAATATGTCAACTTGGGCAGGCGTTAATCCTTATCAATTATTAGAGTCCACTTTTGGTGGTAGCGGATATGATATTGCATGCGCAACGCATAACTCTGCTATTACCTATCAAAGAAATAACTTTGAACCAATAGTTGATGAAGTTCATTTTAACCCATCTTTTAAAGACGAGCTGTTCTTTGTTTATTTAAACCAGAAAAAGAACAGTAGAGATGCCATTAATAGCTATAGAAGTTTAAATTTTGATAAAGAGGCTTTCATAACTAAGATAGACGCTATAACAGATAATATTCAAAAGTGTACTGACATAACCGAGTTTGAGGATTTATTGAACGAGCACGAGGCTATTTTATCAAAAACACTTCAAATTCCTACTATCAAAGATTCGCTTTTCACTGATTACCCTAGAACTATTAAAAGTTTAGGAGCTTGGGGCGGAGATTTTGTTCTTGCCACAGGAACAGAAGATGACATGGTATACTTTAAGAATAAAGGTTACGAAACGATACTTCCCTACTCAAAAATGATATTATAA
- a CDS encoding peptidylprolyl isomerase: MAVLENIRKRTTVLILIIGLALFAFVISGVFTSSNFGGEKVGSSVAEINGEDISIDEFRQEVEVASNRVGPTTSSMQVVNQVWENKVRKTILGEQFEDLGIGIEQDQIVDFLRTTGYAQNPQFQDQNGQFDANMFKQTVADWKVNNPAQYDAWLQTEAEIVQLAKEQTYFNMVKAGVGATLKEGELDYKLANEKMDIKYVRVPYTSIPDSTINVTKSEIADYVSKHKDEYKQDPARDLQYVYFQEKPSEADQTAIKDEITKLLDDTIEYNSQTDRNDTIRGFRNTTDVAAFLDRYSDTKFDTIYKAKKNLPSSVADTLMSLNVGQIYGPYKDGDSYKISKMIARKPNGSVKASHILLAYTGATRANPAVTRTKEEAEVKAKELLREAKKSGVVFSTLARDNSDGPSAPNGGDLGYFQRGVMVPAFNDFAFGNSEGSIGMVETDFGFHVIKIDDKEDVVQIATVDREIVPSEETINTLFTSATKFEMETTEDESAFSTIAKKDVYVVRPVNKIKALDENLPGLTNQRNIVQWAFNADTEVGDVKRFNINNGYAVVQLTGSYAEGVMSAEDASVLVLPKIRKERKAAQIIAANKGKDMSAIASDNGVSVSNASALTVKSPTIPGAGSEPVVVGTAYGMAAGATSGLIQGNTGVFKIEIVKKTEAPKLDNYSVYANALKTGAASRVNTAVYNALKDGSEIEDKRATFY, translated from the coding sequence ATGGCAGTATTAGAAAATATTAGGAAACGTACAACAGTGTTGATCTTGATTATAGGTTTGGCACTTTTTGCATTTGTTATTTCTGGGGTTTTTACCAGTAGCAATTTTGGAGGAGAAAAAGTAGGCTCGTCAGTAGCTGAAATTAATGGAGAAGATATTTCTATTGATGAATTCAGACAAGAAGTTGAAGTAGCTTCTAACAGAGTTGGTCCAACAACATCATCAATGCAGGTGGTAAACCAAGTTTGGGAGAACAAAGTAAGAAAGACCATCTTAGGGGAGCAGTTTGAAGATTTGGGTATTGGTATAGAGCAAGATCAAATTGTTGATTTTCTAAGAACTACCGGTTATGCTCAGAATCCTCAGTTTCAAGATCAAAATGGTCAGTTTGATGCAAACATGTTCAAACAAACCGTTGCAGATTGGAAAGTGAACAACCCTGCGCAATATGATGCTTGGTTACAAACGGAAGCTGAAATCGTTCAATTGGCAAAAGAGCAAACATATTTTAATATGGTAAAGGCCGGTGTTGGCGCTACATTGAAAGAAGGAGAGCTAGATTATAAGTTGGCGAATGAAAAAATGGACATTAAGTATGTAAGAGTACCTTACACTTCTATTCCAGATAGTACGATCAATGTTACTAAAAGTGAAATTGCTGATTATGTTAGCAAGCACAAAGATGAATACAAGCAAGATCCTGCAAGAGATTTGCAGTATGTGTATTTTCAAGAGAAGCCATCAGAGGCGGATCAAACAGCAATTAAAGATGAGATCACTAAACTTTTAGATGATACTATTGAGTACAATTCTCAAACAGATCGTAATGATACTATTAGAGGATTTAGAAATACAACAGATGTTGCTGCATTTTTAGATAGATATTCAGATACTAAATTTGATACAATATACAAGGCGAAGAAAAACTTGCCTTCTAGTGTTGCGGATACCTTAATGAGTTTAAACGTAGGTCAAATCTACGGTCCTTATAAAGACGGTGATTCATACAAGATTTCTAAAATGATCGCCAGAAAGCCAAATGGTTCTGTGAAAGCGAGTCATATTTTATTAGCTTACACAGGTGCTACAAGAGCTAACCCAGCGGTAACTAGAACAAAAGAAGAGGCAGAGGTTAAAGCAAAAGAATTATTGAGAGAGGCTAAAAAATCCGGAGTTGTATTTTCTACATTGGCGAGAGATAACTCAGATGGGCCATCTGCGCCAAACGGTGGAGACTTAGGTTACTTTCAAAGAGGGGTAATGGTACCTGCTTTTAACGACTTCGCTTTTGGTAACTCAGAAGGTTCAATTGGTATGGTCGAAACCGATTTTGGATTTCACGTTATTAAAATTGACGATAAAGAAGATGTGGTTCAAATAGCAACTGTAGATAGAGAGATAGTTCCTTCAGAAGAAACAATCAATACATTGTTTACCAGTGCTACTAAATTTGAAATGGAAACTACAGAAGACGAAAGTGCCTTTTCTACCATTGCAAAGAAAGATGTATACGTTGTTCGTCCTGTAAATAAAATAAAAGCTTTGGATGAAAACTTGCCAGGTTTAACAAACCAAAGAAATATTGTACAGTGGGCATTTAATGCTGATACAGAAGTTGGTGATGTAAAGAGATTCAACATTAACAACGGTTATGCTGTTGTTCAATTAACGGGCAGTTATGCGGAGGGTGTAATGAGTGCAGAGGATGCTTCTGTACTTGTTTTACCAAAAATACGTAAAGAACGTAAGGCTGCACAGATTATCGCAGCTAACAAGGGTAAAGATATGAGTGCTATAGCATCTGATAACGGTGTTAGCGTTTCTAATGCTTCTGCGCTTACTGTTAAATCACCAACTATTCCTGGTGCTGGTAGCGAGCCGGTTGTAGTAGGTACTGCTTACGGAATGGCTGCTGGAGCAACTTCAGGGTTGATTCAAGGAAACACTGGTGTTTTTAAAATTGAAATCGTGAAGAAAACAGAAGCACCTAAATTAGATAACTACAGTGTATATGCTAATGCTTTGAAAACAGGAGCGGCTAGTCGTGTTAATACTGCGGTATACAATGCGTTGAAAGACGGTTCTGAAATTGAAGATAAAAGAGCTACGTTCTACTAG
- a CDS encoding hemolysin family protein, which yields MGTAGIIIILSLFFSAFFSGMEIAFISANKIHIEIEKKQEGFLAMVLTRLTKKPSKFIATMLIGNNIALVIYGLFMGEVLMNWFTGIAPNNAFLKLLITDFSLLTQTLISTFVILITAEFLPKVLFQIYANNLLKLLAIPAFLFYILFSFISDFIIWISDFILKYVFGTSGDEVQLAFSKLELGDYITEQMETIEEEDEVDTEIQIFQNALEFAAVKAREVMVPRTEIVAVEMHETPKNLAKLFTETGYSKILVYNDTVDDVIGYVHSYELFKKPKTIKSILLPVEFVPETMLIQDMLNVLIKKRKSIAVVLDEYGGTSGLVTVEDIVEELFGEIEDEHDSTDLREEVVDERHFLFSARLEVDDINENHKLNLPVSDEYETLGGLLVHTLGEIPDKDVELTIDAYKFTVLEVSNTKIDLISIEVLEEE from the coding sequence GTGGGTACAGCCGGTATTATCATTATACTTTCCTTATTTTTTTCAGCATTTTTCTCAGGAATGGAAATTGCCTTTATTTCTGCGAACAAAATTCATATTGAAATAGAGAAAAAACAAGAAGGCTTTTTGGCAATGGTATTGACCAGGTTAACCAAAAAACCATCAAAATTTATTGCCACCATGCTTATTGGTAACAATATAGCCTTGGTTATTTATGGTCTTTTCATGGGCGAAGTGCTTATGAACTGGTTTACTGGTATTGCACCTAACAATGCCTTTTTGAAGTTGTTGATCACAGATTTTAGTCTGTTGACCCAAACATTGATTTCTACTTTTGTTATTTTAATAACTGCTGAATTTTTACCTAAGGTACTCTTTCAAATTTATGCGAATAACCTATTGAAGTTATTGGCGATTCCTGCCTTTTTATTCTACATTTTATTTTCGTTTATATCCGATTTTATTATTTGGATTTCTGATTTTATATTGAAATATGTGTTTGGAACATCTGGAGATGAAGTTCAGTTGGCATTCAGTAAATTAGAATTGGGTGATTATATTACAGAGCAGATGGAAACCATTGAAGAAGAGGATGAGGTAGATACCGAGATTCAAATTTTTCAGAATGCATTAGAGTTTGCTGCTGTAAAAGCACGTGAGGTTATGGTGCCCAGAACAGAGATTGTTGCTGTTGAAATGCATGAGACCCCTAAAAATTTGGCAAAATTATTTACAGAGACAGGTTATTCCAAAATATTAGTATATAATGATACTGTAGATGATGTAATAGGTTATGTGCATTCTTATGAACTGTTCAAAAAGCCAAAGACAATAAAAAGTATCTTATTACCTGTAGAGTTTGTGCCAGAAACAATGCTTATTCAGGATATGCTCAATGTACTGATTAAAAAACGTAAGAGTATTGCGGTAGTATTGGATGAATATGGTGGTACATCTGGTTTGGTAACGGTAGAAGATATTGTGGAAGAGCTTTTCGGTGAGATAGAAGATGAGCACGATAGTACAGATTTAAGGGAAGAAGTGGTGGATGAACGTCACTTTTTATTTTCTGCAAGATTAGAAGTAGATGATATTAATGAAAATCACAAATTAAATCTTCCTGTATCGGATGAATATGAGACCTTAGGCGGTCTTTTAGTGCATACCTTAGGGGAGATTCCAGATAAAGATGTAGAGCTTACCATAGACGCTTATAAGTTTACCGTGCTAGAAGTTTCCAATACCAAAATAGATTTGATTTCAATAGAAGTTTTGGAAGAGGAATAA
- the lptC gene encoding LPS export ABC transporter periplasmic protein LptC — MIQIKNFKGIAVVYTMAILFLSCQDEYKRVGEEAPKKVYPRSVAENFVATYTESPEKLGSEDEGSSKVLAILSGPVRNDFEQLSFPYQTFPEGLLVEIFNEKNEKTIIEADYGVLYSKTSIVDLRGNVLIKSDDGKKLATSQLYYDRGNEWAFTQEKFTFTNPDDGTVMDGEGMDIQKDLKFLNAHKTYGLMLIKEDKEQEND; from the coding sequence ATGATACAGATTAAAAATTTTAAAGGCATTGCCGTGGTTTATACCATGGCAATTCTTTTTTTATCTTGTCAAGATGAATACAAGAGAGTTGGGGAAGAGGCGCCAAAAAAGGTTTATCCTAGAAGTGTAGCAGAGAATTTTGTGGCTACCTATACGGAATCCCCAGAAAAATTAGGCTCAGAAGATGAGGGTTCTTCTAAAGTTCTAGCAATACTCTCGGGTCCTGTTAGGAATGATTTTGAGCAGTTATCTTTTCCGTATCAAACATTTCCTGAAGGTCTTTTGGTGGAGATTTTCAATGAAAAAAATGAAAAAACAATAATAGAGGCAGACTACGGAGTGTTGTATTCTAAGACTTCTATCGTAGATTTGCGTGGTAATGTACTTATAAAGAGTGATGATGGTAAGAAATTAGCAACATCTCAATTGTATTACGACCGTGGTAACGAATGGGCATTTACGCAAGAGAAGTTCACATTTACCAATCCTGATGATGGAACGGTAATGGATGGTGAAGGAATGGATATTCAAAAAGACCTTAAATTTTTAAATGCACATAAGACCTACGGACTTATGTTGATTAAAGAAGATAAAGAACAAGAGAATGATTAA
- a CDS encoding tetratricopeptide repeat protein — MKSKLYFTAIMFLGMMGVSNAQAQNPECMTNLSIFSEHSKVKNYDAAYEPWKMVYETCPQLNNAIYVYGERILKDKMKKATGADKEKFANDLMGLYDNKLKYFASKTSQGETDVDKAMVMYDNKMADDAKMYSMLNDAFTKDKENFTNPKALYIYFSSLVDEHKAGRKDLQEVFDVYDAVTEKIEVENEKITGKIAKLLPKEEAGTLTSKEKSRLKAYNSYSGAYGKIAGSIDSKLGPLADCSNLIPLYEKSFEEKKGDVVWVKRAVGLMFNKECTDDPLFQKLFEAQLALDPSADAYVYGGTLKMKNGDSSGALADFDKALSLETDNDKKSKIAYKVAVINKRKGSKSTARKYAQNAIDANPSNGRAYLLIANLYATSANSCGTSAFEKRAIYWKAADMARKAGRVDPSLSGSSSQAANSYSSKAPSKEMIFSSGMAGKTVTFNCWVGGSVKVPSL, encoded by the coding sequence ATGAAATCGAAACTTTACTTCACGGCAATAATGTTCCTAGGGATGATGGGAGTGAGCAATGCGCAGGCGCAAAACCCTGAATGTATGACTAACTTGTCCATTTTTTCTGAGCATTCAAAAGTTAAAAATTATGATGCGGCCTATGAGCCATGGAAAATGGTTTATGAAACTTGTCCACAGTTAAATAACGCTATCTATGTATATGGTGAACGTATACTTAAAGATAAGATGAAAAAGGCTACAGGTGCCGACAAGGAAAAATTTGCTAATGATCTTATGGGTCTTTATGACAATAAGTTAAAGTATTTTGCATCTAAAACCAGTCAAGGTGAAACCGATGTTGATAAGGCAATGGTGATGTACGATAATAAAATGGCAGATGATGCTAAAATGTACAGCATGTTAAATGATGCGTTTACTAAGGATAAAGAGAATTTTACAAATCCAAAGGCATTATATATCTATTTCTCTAGTTTGGTTGATGAGCATAAAGCAGGTAGAAAAGACTTGCAAGAAGTTTTTGATGTATACGATGCGGTTACTGAAAAAATAGAAGTTGAAAACGAAAAAATCACAGGAAAAATAGCAAAGTTATTACCTAAAGAAGAAGCTGGTACATTAACTTCAAAAGAGAAGTCTCGTTTAAAGGCTTACAACTCTTACTCTGGAGCTTATGGTAAAATTGCTGGTAGTATTGATTCTAAATTAGGTCCTTTAGCAGACTGTAGTAACCTTATTCCTTTATACGAAAAGAGTTTTGAAGAGAAAAAAGGTGATGTTGTTTGGGTAAAAAGAGCGGTAGGTTTGATGTTCAACAAAGAATGTACGGATGATCCTTTGTTCCAAAAATTATTTGAAGCGCAGTTAGCTTTAGACCCATCTGCAGATGCTTATGTATATGGTGGTACTTTGAAAATGAAAAATGGGGATAGCTCAGGTGCACTTGCAGATTTTGATAAAGCATTGTCTTTAGAGACTGACAATGACAAGAAATCTAAGATTGCTTACAAAGTAGCAGTTATTAATAAAAGAAAAGGTAGTAAGTCTACTGCTCGTAAATACGCTCAGAATGCTATTGATGCTAACCCATCTAACGGTCGTGCATATTTATTGATCGCTAACTTATATGCTACAAGTGCAAACAGTTGTGGTACATCTGCTTTCGAGAAAAGAGCTATCTATTGGAAAGCTGCGGATATGGCAAGAAAAGCAGGTAGAGTAGATCCATCATTAAGTGGTTCTTCAAGTCAAGCTGCAAATAGCTATAGTTCAAAAGCACCATCTAAAGAGATGATCTTTAGTTCAGGTATGGCTGGTAAAACTGTTACTTTCAACTGTTGGGTTGGTGGTAGCGTGAAAGTACCTTCTTTATAG
- a CDS encoding membrane protein gives MIRKIVIAIVYITTVGMYAQDGTVSPYSFFGIGDLRNESTVENQMMGGIGIYADSIHINLKNPAAFGKLGLEVMDREGLVTYTAGVSNKQYTLKSFTEEEQSSITSLDYLALGFSVGKGLGMGFGIMPYSSVGYNLVDERTVSGNSLTNVYSGEGGLTRAFYSVGYEVLKDLSIGATVNFNFGTLESERLQQIEDVQFGTFDRRSSRVNGFDFNYALNYSPIIKGRNRLHTSIRVNTQGNLVSTNDRQLGSFSVSTGGNIEELEVDLVSQNLKNTELKIPTTTTLGIGYGEDYKWFIGAEYSFQEMSSFENAFLGADSIAYEDASSFALGAFITPDHDSFTGYLKRITYRAGLRLDKTGMLVNDVDINNFGITFGLGLPLGRSFSNLNLGFEFGKRGTTRANLIEESYFKFNVGLSLNDRWFQKRKIN, from the coding sequence ATGATCAGAAAAATTGTAATTGCAATTGTATACATTACCACTGTTGGTATGTACGCTCAAGATGGTACTGTTTCTCCTTATTCTTTTTTCGGAATAGGTGATTTAAGAAATGAAAGTACGGTAGAAAATCAAATGATGGGAGGTATTGGTATCTATGCCGATAGTATTCATATCAATTTAAAAAACCCTGCCGCTTTTGGGAAATTAGGACTTGAGGTAATGGACCGTGAAGGTTTGGTTACCTATACTGCAGGTGTCTCCAATAAACAATACACACTTAAAAGTTTTACGGAAGAAGAGCAAAGCTCTATAACCAGTTTAGACTATTTGGCATTAGGTTTTAGTGTTGGTAAGGGTCTAGGAATGGGCTTTGGTATTATGCCATATTCATCTGTAGGGTATAATCTAGTGGATGAAAGAACTGTTTCTGGAAATTCTTTGACCAATGTCTATTCTGGTGAAGGTGGGTTAACGCGGGCTTTTTATTCTGTAGGATATGAAGTGTTGAAAGATTTAAGCATAGGTGCAACTGTGAATTTCAATTTTGGTACACTTGAGAGCGAAAGATTACAACAAATAGAGGATGTTCAATTTGGTACTTTTGATAGAAGAAGTTCAAGAGTAAATGGTTTCGATTTTAACTACGCCTTAAATTATTCTCCTATTATTAAGGGTAGAAATAGACTTCACACGTCAATAAGAGTAAATACTCAGGGTAATCTAGTGTCTACAAATGATAGGCAATTGGGTTCTTTTTCTGTATCCACAGGTGGTAATATAGAAGAGTTAGAGGTAGATTTGGTTTCCCAGAATTTAAAAAATACGGAATTAAAAATACCTACAACAACTACATTGGGTATTGGTTATGGGGAGGATTATAAATGGTTTATAGGTGCTGAATATAGTTTTCAGGAGATGAGTTCTTTTGAGAATGCATTCTTAGGTGCAGATAGTATAGCGTATGAAGATGCAAGTTCTTTTGCATTGGGAGCCTTTATCACTCCTGATCATGATTCTTTTACAGGTTACTTAAAACGAATTACTTACCGAGCTGGTTTACGTTTAGATAAGACAGGTATGTTGGTGAACGATGTTGATATAAATAACTTTGGCATAACTTTTGGATTAGGCTTACCACTGGGACGAAGTTTTTCTAATCTTAACTTAGGTTTTGAATTTGGTAAAAGAGGAACTACTAGAGCTAATTTGATAGAAGAGAGCTATTTTAAATTTAATGTAGGTCTATCGTTAAACGATCGTTGGTTCCAGAAAAGAAAAATCAATTAA
- a CDS encoding type III pantothenate kinase → MNLIIDAGNTNVKLAIFKKSEIIHLETVVVDLFVEAVKKIFKEFPKIKYSIVSSVGSLSKEQMKVVAVFCNLHELSNRSKVPFKNSYASPQTLGVDRLALVTAAYYFNPHHNNLIIDAGSCVTYDMLNDFDEYLGGAISPGVQMRYKAMHEQTAKLPLLEKKELLDYIGNTTENCLHSGVVNGITLEIDGVIDLYKARFENLTVILTGGDTQFLSKRLKNTIFADSKFLLKGLNYLLEYNKH, encoded by the coding sequence ATGAATTTAATAATTGATGCAGGTAATACAAACGTTAAGTTGGCAATCTTTAAGAAGTCGGAAATAATTCATTTAGAGACTGTTGTTGTCGATTTGTTCGTAGAAGCAGTAAAAAAAATATTCAAAGAATTTCCAAAAATAAAATATTCAATAGTTTCTAGTGTTGGGTCACTTTCTAAGGAGCAAATGAAGGTTGTAGCCGTTTTTTGTAATCTTCATGAGCTTTCAAACAGGTCAAAAGTACCATTTAAGAACTCATATGCCTCACCGCAGACATTAGGTGTTGATCGTTTAGCCTTGGTAACGGCAGCTTATTATTTTAATCCGCATCACAATAATTTAATAATTGATGCCGGTAGTTGTGTTACCTATGATATGTTAAATGATTTTGATGAATACCTGGGCGGAGCTATTTCGCCAGGAGTGCAAATGCGCTATAAAGCCATGCATGAACAGACGGCGAAGTTGCCGTTGCTCGAGAAAAAAGAGTTATTGGACTACATAGGTAATACTACTGAAAACTGTCTTCATAGTGGGGTTGTAAATGGAATAACGCTTGAAATAGACGGTGTCATTGATCTTTACAAAGCTAGATTTGAAAATTTAACAGTTATTTTAACCGGTGGGGACACACAATTTTTGTCTAAACGATTAAAAAATACCATATTTGCGGATTCCAAATTTCTCCTGAAAGGGCTTAATTATTTGCTGGAATACAACAAGCACTAA